The Thermoplasma acidophilum DSM 1728 genome includes a window with the following:
- a CDS encoding thiamine pyrophosphate-binding protein — translation MKASQIFSDFLKRNGLHPLFGNPGTTEIPMLSNVEDYVLTLHDSISVAMADAYAQYTGHPSIVNLHSLPGISNSMAFIISAMKDNAPVIITAGQQDRRHLYYDPLLSGDQIGMVSNYVKYAYEVRRPEEIPLALKRAYEISMTPPFGPTFVSFPMDIMDEDATPIESEVKYHTQMCLGEDDIRSIMDRINSADRVALVFGSEVDMYGSMEDARSFAHALNAPVYVEPWSQSSSYYRDDLYVQDLPSSFQAMNRILNQYDLIVFIGSDIFVYPYTGEDPSFADRSIFISTRSGHYIGDTYRSDPKCFLQSALKYARPKEKFVPKVVKEKLVYEDIIAKIHRHLKGYTAVDEAVTASGSVRKYFADGPKTYFTSRGGPLGWGDAATVSVAMANSKTVGIIGDGAFMYTPQSLWTAYRYGIPAKFIVIRNNGYNILRSYSRTFGYGIENADYLRFNFRIEKVAEGFGVDVRTYSGEGDLEWISSGNTPKVLVLDADNEIPDLF, via the coding sequence ATGAAGGCTTCACAGATATTTTCAGATTTTCTCAAGAGAAATGGACTTCATCCGCTTTTCGGGAATCCGGGCACCACCGAGATACCCATGCTCTCCAATGTTGAGGATTACGTCCTCACGCTTCACGATTCCATATCCGTTGCCATGGCAGATGCCTATGCCCAGTACACAGGCCATCCTTCCATAGTGAACCTGCATTCGCTTCCTGGCATCTCGAACTCCATGGCCTTCATAATATCGGCGATGAAGGATAATGCGCCAGTTATAATAACTGCCGGTCAGCAGGACAGAAGGCATCTATATTATGATCCACTGCTGTCTGGCGATCAGATCGGCATGGTATCAAATTACGTTAAATACGCCTACGAGGTCAGGAGGCCGGAGGAAATACCCCTGGCACTGAAAAGAGCTTACGAGATTTCAATGACGCCGCCATTCGGGCCAACCTTCGTTTCATTTCCCATGGACATTATGGATGAAGATGCGACCCCAATTGAAAGCGAAGTTAAGTACCACACGCAGATGTGCCTTGGCGAGGACGATATAAGAAGCATCATGGATCGCATAAACTCAGCCGATCGTGTTGCGCTGGTATTCGGATCCGAAGTAGATATGTATGGATCAATGGAGGATGCCAGGAGCTTCGCGCATGCACTCAATGCACCCGTTTACGTTGAGCCATGGTCCCAGTCGTCATCGTATTACAGGGACGATCTCTATGTGCAGGATCTGCCCTCATCGTTTCAGGCCATGAACAGGATCCTAAATCAGTACGATCTGATAGTGTTCATCGGATCAGATATATTCGTTTACCCGTACACAGGCGAGGATCCTTCGTTTGCAGACAGGTCAATATTCATATCGACAAGATCGGGACACTACATCGGGGACACTTACCGATCGGATCCAAAATGCTTCCTGCAAAGTGCCTTGAAATATGCAAGGCCAAAGGAAAAGTTTGTTCCCAAAGTCGTGAAGGAAAAACTGGTTTACGAAGACATCATTGCCAAGATCCACAGGCATCTTAAAGGTTATACTGCCGTGGATGAAGCCGTGACGGCATCCGGATCTGTGAGAAAGTACTTTGCTGACGGACCGAAAACGTATTTCACCTCCCGCGGGGGCCCGCTCGGCTGGGGCGATGCAGCCACAGTTTCTGTTGCCATGGCGAATAGCAAAACGGTGGGAATAATTGGAGACGGTGCCTTTATGTATACCCCCCAGAGCCTTTGGACAGCATACAGGTATGGAATACCGGCAAAATTCATCGTCATCAGAAACAATGGCTACAATATACTGAGGAGCTACTCCAGGACGTTCGGGTACGGCATAGAGAACGCCGATTATCTGAGATTCAATTTCCGCATAGAGAAAGTTGCAGAGGGGTTCGGGGTCGACGTGAGAACCTATTCCGGCGAAGGAGATCTTGAATGGATATCAAGTGGCAACACACCAAAGGTTCTTGTGCTTGATGCGGATAATGAAATTCCTGATCTTTTCTGA
- a CDS encoding TIGR00725 family protein: MNIGVIGGSRVHDDVCEVAYRVGRLLAQKGVIVVCGGLTGVMECASHGVYDEGGIVVGILPGYDASQANRYVRIPLPTGMGYMRNFLIIRASQAIIAIDGSAGTLSEASFAISEGKDVVSIYPLNIPRTKEHEGHIYIEPDPQKAVDLAISLGSRWQQIDESTER, translated from the coding sequence ATGAATATAGGTGTGATAGGCGGAAGCAGGGTCCACGACGATGTATGCGAGGTGGCTTACAGGGTCGGAAGATTACTGGCGCAGAAAGGCGTTATCGTTGTATGCGGTGGTCTGACCGGCGTCATGGAATGTGCATCTCACGGTGTGTACGATGAGGGTGGCATTGTTGTTGGGATCCTTCCGGGATACGATGCGTCCCAGGCCAATCGGTATGTCAGGATACCCCTTCCCACAGGCATGGGTTACATGAGAAATTTTCTGATAATCAGGGCATCACAGGCAATAATAGCAATAGATGGTTCGGCCGGCACGCTCTCAGAAGCATCGTTTGCAATATCTGAAGGCAAGGACGTGGTTTCAATCTATCCACTGAATATACCGAGAACAAAGGAACACGAGGGCCACATTTACATCGAGCCAGACCCGCAGAAGGCAGTGGATCTTGCCATAAGCCTTGGATCGAGATGGCAACAGATCGACGAGAGTACCGAAAGATAA
- a CDS encoding phosphate-starvation-inducible PsiE family protein: protein MDVTPLIIKTFGYIIEALLVVSIILDIGYAIYDIYLMRSEGLEALSYSLVENAFFALVLLELYLGAHDFVVRSPSGLRHVVEAGLSYIIREIIVDISTGIKDIYSLSALAIVIVSLAVTLYFLSSSEKWHDTPKS from the coding sequence GTGGACGTAACTCCACTCATAATAAAGACGTTCGGTTACATCATAGAGGCCCTTCTGGTCGTGAGCATAATTCTGGACATTGGATATGCGATTTACGATATATACCTCATGAGATCGGAGGGGCTGGAGGCCCTTTCGTATTCGCTCGTTGAGAACGCGTTCTTTGCCCTTGTCCTTCTAGAACTTTACCTGGGGGCCCATGATTTTGTGGTAAGGAGCCCTTCTGGTCTCCGACATGTCGTGGAAGCCGGACTCTCTTACATAATAAGGGAAATAATAGTTGATATATCAACCGGAATAAAGGACATCTATTCGCTGTCCGCGCTTGCAATTGTCATCGTTTCCCTCGCCGTTACCCTCTATTTCCTCTCGTCGAGCGAGAAATGGCATGATACTCCAAAATCGTGA
- a CDS encoding APC family permease: protein MFRRYRRITLITKAFSTAVGVFFLYSTIFYLITSNPLSHFSFGYLIVFFAVISSLVLSSILIAELPSVYRVKFRKPTLKETGSPVYGFFTLFAIGLGTTIGSPLFILIPENVYEYFIVSIASLILAIVMSYLLAYLYDKMHVYSLEHDLNALGGPSFIRTAHGRQSLRYFISRFSMWIANTSLAAFSVIYFVEFTFNVISPLLAELGLSPIFRYTAVAGAILFMVIWFILNAFYGKRYMKGIGMAQIVLLIIMVSIIFLDALDLGFMNSWNLTGLLTFHANAPELILINTGYLFILFFGFQEIQVMVRDSKDESKIPIISAITGKAYPKKRYMPYSMYATIAGAGFIQLLYALAVFSVHAPYSAVESAVIPAIYIASVFQNNIWALGMAISFLLATVTTFVPAFMAASRHLRSLAEDGIFPQSFAALSWVFTFVLILFMSLGGTGFLVNITDFMVLIALSIIALTAIALRDRHRFDHVEAISIITFMMFMIGAVSIYFSDKSVVILGIMAIVAAYLLYDIMKLSMMGMELFGFTLGILSLLPLIVFRTEASPTIRIIGNILIRSPYNLIYIQISLLIMVVVLMLNVILRIRLQSRNINTV from the coding sequence ATGTTCAGGAGATACAGGAGGATCACTCTCATCACCAAGGCCTTTTCCACAGCCGTGGGTGTCTTCTTCCTCTATTCAACCATTTTTTACCTCATCACATCGAACCCGTTGAGTCACTTTTCATTTGGGTATCTGATCGTTTTCTTTGCGGTCATATCCTCGCTCGTACTTTCTTCCATACTCATTGCGGAGCTGCCTTCAGTCTACAGGGTAAAATTCCGCAAGCCCACGCTGAAGGAAACTGGCAGTCCGGTCTATGGTTTCTTCACCCTTTTTGCAATAGGCCTCGGTACGACCATAGGTTCACCGCTGTTCATTCTCATACCGGAGAATGTCTACGAATACTTCATAGTATCAATAGCTTCGCTGATCCTGGCCATTGTAATGTCGTATCTCCTGGCTTATCTGTACGATAAGATGCACGTTTATTCGCTGGAACACGATCTGAACGCTCTTGGCGGTCCTTCATTCATAAGGACGGCGCATGGAAGGCAGAGCCTGAGGTATTTCATCTCCCGATTCTCCATGTGGATAGCCAACACGTCACTGGCAGCCTTCTCCGTAATTTACTTTGTGGAGTTTACGTTCAACGTCATATCACCTCTGCTTGCCGAACTTGGCCTTTCGCCGATTTTCAGGTACACGGCCGTCGCAGGCGCAATACTCTTCATGGTCATATGGTTCATACTCAACGCCTTCTACGGAAAGAGGTACATGAAGGGCATCGGGATGGCACAGATAGTCTTACTCATAATAATGGTCTCGATTATATTCCTGGATGCGCTTGATCTTGGCTTCATGAATTCATGGAACCTCACGGGGCTTCTGACATTCCACGCCAATGCTCCGGAGCTTATACTGATAAACACCGGATATCTGTTCATACTGTTCTTTGGTTTCCAGGAGATACAGGTCATGGTTCGTGATTCGAAGGATGAATCGAAAATACCGATCATTTCTGCAATAACCGGAAAGGCCTACCCAAAGAAAAGATACATGCCGTACTCGATGTACGCAACCATAGCCGGAGCCGGGTTCATACAGCTGCTTTATGCGCTTGCAGTCTTCTCAGTCCATGCCCCTTATTCAGCAGTTGAAAGCGCAGTTATACCGGCAATATACATAGCATCGGTATTTCAGAACAATATCTGGGCTCTGGGAATGGCCATATCGTTCCTTCTCGCAACCGTAACGACATTTGTTCCCGCCTTCATGGCCGCATCGCGCCACCTCAGGTCGCTGGCAGAGGATGGAATATTTCCGCAGTCCTTTGCTGCGCTTTCCTGGGTTTTCACCTTCGTGCTCATACTTTTCATGAGTCTTGGGGGTACGGGGTTTCTGGTTAACATAACCGATTTCATGGTTCTGATCGCGTTATCCATAATAGCCCTAACCGCCATAGCGCTTCGGGACAGGCACAGGTTCGATCATGTGGAAGCTATATCGATAATCACGTTCATGATGTTCATGATCGGTGCAGTGAGCATATACTTCAGCGATAAATCTGTGGTTATCCTCGGGATAATGGCCATAGTTGCGGCCTATCTTCTATACGACATAATGAAACTCTCCATGATGGGCATGGAGCTCTTTGGGTTCACCCTGGGGATACTATCACTCCTGCCGCTGATCGTCTTCAGGACGGAAGCATCTCCAACCATCAGGATAATAGGAAACATCCTGATAAGATCGCCGTACAATCTGATATACATCCAGATATCCCTGCTGATAATGGTGGTAGTTCTGATGTTGAACGTAATTTTGCGGATAAGGCTCCAATCAAGGAATATTAATACGGTATGA
- a CDS encoding tRNA sulfurtransferase yields MSLYMVRYSEIGLKGDRERSRMESILMDNIRKYYEIIGLRASCRIMSGHVLVEADGDGPLRHIMGIKSYSPVLRFRAETLEDITRIASEIYREKVRGKTFGVRCNRTGTHSFTSLDVERAIGDSLYDASAGVNLKNPDIWIHADIVGKDVFFYHEIIPGPGGLPLGSEGKYISLVSGGIDSPVSTWMIMKRGSPCDILFCSLSYPVDLRPFVDVVKKLVERWAPYRKPRIYVADCRSLIRTMVIEGRTKYSNVTFKRVIYRIAEKIALENGYNGIVTGESLGQVSSQTAENLKAIESGIGVPILRPLIGMDKDEVVDMARRIGTFPELSMGEFCSLFASRPIIRSKPEDIDEDMKQIDMEELFEGIRAYDIDDLSVALRTDLSLKGSIPKDAVIIDLRSRSQYEKDHIPNSINLPLGDAINVEDKGRTYVVYCGMGLQSAYVASMLRNRGITAYYSTFSDLKKRLSEKESGNITGIDQPAE; encoded by the coding sequence ATGAGCCTCTACATGGTCAGGTATTCTGAGATCGGTTTGAAGGGAGACAGGGAAAGAAGCAGGATGGAAAGCATCCTGATGGATAATATAAGAAAATACTACGAGATCATAGGACTCAGGGCCAGCTGCAGGATAATGTCCGGGCATGTACTTGTGGAGGCTGATGGTGACGGCCCACTTCGCCACATCATGGGGATAAAATCCTATTCCCCGGTTCTGCGTTTCAGGGCCGAAACACTTGAAGACATCACGCGAATTGCATCTGAGATCTACAGGGAGAAGGTCAGGGGAAAGACCTTCGGCGTCAGATGCAACCGCACCGGCACTCATTCATTCACCTCGCTTGACGTTGAGCGTGCCATAGGAGATTCGCTATACGATGCATCTGCCGGTGTGAATCTAAAAAATCCCGACATATGGATACATGCCGATATTGTCGGGAAGGATGTTTTCTTTTACCATGAAATCATACCCGGCCCGGGAGGGCTTCCACTTGGATCAGAGGGGAAGTACATTTCACTGGTATCGGGTGGAATAGATTCCCCCGTGTCAACCTGGATGATAATGAAGCGCGGATCACCGTGCGATATACTGTTCTGTTCGCTGTCGTACCCTGTGGATCTGAGGCCATTTGTCGATGTTGTAAAGAAACTTGTGGAGAGATGGGCGCCATACAGAAAACCCAGGATATACGTTGCAGACTGCAGGTCTCTCATACGAACCATGGTCATCGAGGGCAGGACAAAGTACTCAAACGTGACATTCAAGAGGGTAATATACAGGATCGCCGAGAAGATCGCGCTTGAAAACGGATACAACGGCATAGTGACCGGTGAATCCCTCGGGCAGGTATCCTCGCAGACTGCTGAGAACCTGAAGGCCATAGAGAGCGGGATAGGCGTTCCGATACTGAGGCCGCTCATCGGGATGGACAAGGACGAGGTCGTTGATATGGCACGCAGGATCGGAACATTTCCGGAGTTGAGCATGGGGGAGTTCTGCTCTCTCTTCGCATCCCGCCCCATCATAAGGTCAAAGCCGGAGGATATAGACGAGGATATGAAGCAGATTGATATGGAAGAACTGTTTGAGGGCATAAGGGCGTATGACATCGATGACCTTTCTGTAGCGTTGAGAACCGATCTATCGCTTAAAGGTTCGATTCCGAAGGATGCTGTGATAATAGATCTGAGATCGAGGTCTCAGTACGAGAAAGATCACATACCAAATTCGATAAATCTGCCGCTGGGCGACGCGATCAATGTTGAAGATAAGGGCAGGACTTACGTGGTATACTGCGGAATGGGCCTGCAGAGTGCATACGTCGCATCCATGCTCAGAAACCGCGGCATAACTGCATATTATTCAACGTTCAGCGACCTTAAAAAGAGGTTATCAGAGAAGGAATCCGGCAATATCACCGGCATCGACCAGCCTGCCGAGTAA
- a CDS encoding chlorite dismutase family protein has protein sequence MTEIYTSVLSYRLLEGKAYSDADTRSLDRMMRSIDEFFSANPGYINFHIYRSYRTDSDVIFWYSSRNPDLMILAKERVQASMRPIAVSSFSSISIYDESPYNAMNKKLEDSLRLPPLRYFVAYPMSKTPDWYLLDFDTRKEIMHEHIKMALNHPDEKGIRSYTTYSFGIGDQEFVVLYEIPDIAAWSRVTEKLREARARKWIIKETPILLGRLVDAGDIAGFLL, from the coding sequence ATGACTGAGATATACACTTCAGTCCTATCTTATAGACTGCTGGAAGGAAAGGCGTACAGTGATGCGGATACAAGATCCCTGGACAGGATGATGAGGTCGATAGATGAATTCTTTTCTGCAAACCCCGGATATATAAATTTTCATATTTACCGATCGTACAGAACAGATTCTGATGTAATTTTCTGGTATTCCAGCAGAAACCCAGATCTGATGATCTTGGCAAAGGAACGCGTACAGGCATCGATGCGCCCCATCGCTGTTTCCTCATTTTCCTCCATCTCCATATACGACGAGAGCCCTTACAATGCCATGAATAAGAAGCTCGAGGATAGTCTGAGACTGCCCCCTCTCAGGTATTTTGTGGCCTATCCAATGTCGAAGACACCTGACTGGTACCTCCTTGACTTTGACACCAGGAAGGAGATAATGCACGAGCACATAAAGATGGCACTCAACCATCCCGATGAAAAGGGTATACGATCCTACACGACCTACTCGTTCGGAATAGGCGATCAGGAGTTCGTGGTGCTTTACGAGATTCCTGACATAGCCGCATGGTCGAGGGTAACAGAGAAGCTCAGGGAGGCAAGGGCAAGAAAATGGATTATAAAGGAGACACCGATATTACTCGGCAGGCTGGTCGATGCCGGTGATATTGCCGGATTCCTTCTCTGA
- the ftsZ gene encoding cell division protein FtsZ has translation MVDQNESAEDIWTKDEDLTRIIEDRNFRIKVFGFGGSGSNTINRLMRENLVGVKLIACNTDAAHLLRIRAHAKILLGKNLTRGLGAGADPTVGEMAAKESESEILRHIDETSIVFITAGFGGGTGTGAAPYVAKLAKDRGALTIAFATLPFSSEGYVRMKNAAEGIRKLVKNSDAAIVIPNDKLIEKYNDVPVYKAFKFEDEVISTGIKGITDLIMNTGTINLDFNDLRKVMKDAGYAAIGMGSSNQAVNDRIVEALEKALDSPFMDYDISRAKGAIVNVTGGRDLQLQEAQQAADMLRKKIARDATIMWGTVIDENMRSGVRILIIVAGIKPNFKLDQDLEEVR, from the coding sequence ATGGTTGACCAGAACGAAAGCGCTGAGGACATCTGGACAAAGGACGAGGATCTGACAAGAATAATTGAGGATAGAAATTTCAGGATAAAGGTGTTCGGTTTTGGAGGTTCAGGTTCAAACACAATCAACAGGCTGATGAGGGAAAACCTCGTTGGTGTTAAGCTGATCGCATGCAATACGGATGCTGCACATCTTCTCAGAATAAGAGCACATGCAAAGATACTTCTGGGCAAAAATCTGACTAGAGGCCTCGGCGCAGGTGCCGATCCAACCGTCGGTGAGATGGCCGCTAAGGAATCAGAGAGCGAGATCCTCAGGCATATCGATGAGACCAGCATAGTGTTCATAACTGCAGGTTTTGGCGGAGGTACAGGTACGGGAGCTGCCCCGTACGTTGCGAAACTTGCAAAGGATCGTGGAGCCCTCACCATCGCCTTCGCGACGCTGCCATTCAGCTCTGAGGGCTATGTAAGGATGAAAAATGCGGCAGAAGGTATAAGAAAGCTTGTCAAGAACAGCGATGCTGCTATCGTTATACCCAATGATAAGCTTATAGAGAAGTACAACGATGTTCCCGTATACAAGGCCTTCAAGTTTGAGGATGAGGTGATATCTACCGGCATTAAGGGAATAACAGATCTCATCATGAACACCGGTACCATAAACCTGGACTTCAATGACCTCCGAAAGGTCATGAAAGATGCAGGATACGCCGCCATAGGAATGGGTTCGTCAAACCAGGCTGTGAACGACAGAATTGTCGAAGCGCTGGAGAAGGCTCTTGATTCTCCATTCATGGATTATGATATATCACGTGCGAAAGGAGCAATAGTCAACGTCACCGGTGGGAGGGATCTCCAATTACAGGAAGCGCAGCAGGCTGCCGACATGCTGAGGAAAAAGATAGCCAGAGACGCCACGATAATGTGGGGTACCGTAATAGATGAAAACATGCGCAGCGGTGTTCGCATTCTGATAATAGTGGCGGGCATAAAGCCCAACTTCAAGCTCGATCAGGATCTTGAAGAGGTCAGATGA
- a CDS encoding MFS transporter, producing the protein MSIIVNNERFSSLIGDRNVSLIGIIEGIRTFAAFLPIPVFSIYALRFTSSGLLAGLAMGVYGIAMIFSQIMMGSLSDIIGRKRVSMVSSVLFSLGNLISWHPFSIQILVFSRLLAGLGAISSPLMALLNERSDMDERTSRMAFVGTLSGLGIVIGVIAGPEISTYIGIDTIFLFSAILGFISLLPILMLAEDRVTVRRRLKIKWDPSFTFSSFVSSFILFAIFFFLPIYWMSRSQILPYGSFIAISLVAAGSIGILISIKFGMLSRITAITLTLFAVSSLAMFYFSEYPYAVMSGFFIFAIGYTIFEISFIPLLIKEHGGDYGSLIGFFNGGRYAGEFAGSLTMGALIKNPIDLHGLHLLFLAIVFMITLSILLLKIRFSKYGNVFNIHN; encoded by the coding sequence TTGAGTATCATCGTGAATAATGAACGATTCAGTTCGCTGATAGGGGACAGAAATGTCAGCCTCATAGGTATAATAGAAGGAATCAGAACGTTCGCCGCCTTCCTCCCCATCCCTGTATTTTCAATTTACGCTCTCAGATTTACAAGTTCCGGGCTTCTTGCAGGACTTGCCATGGGCGTATACGGCATCGCCATGATATTTTCCCAGATAATGATGGGATCTCTATCCGACATAATCGGAAGAAAGAGAGTATCCATGGTTTCATCTGTTCTCTTTTCGCTGGGCAACCTCATATCATGGCATCCGTTCTCCATTCAAATTCTGGTATTTTCCAGACTCCTTGCCGGCCTCGGAGCGATAAGTTCTCCACTGATGGCGTTGCTGAACGAAAGGTCAGATATGGATGAAAGAACATCCCGTATGGCATTCGTCGGCACGTTATCTGGCCTGGGGATAGTCATAGGGGTTATTGCCGGTCCTGAGATATCTACCTATATTGGAATAGATACGATATTCCTGTTCTCAGCGATCCTTGGCTTCATTTCACTGCTGCCAATTTTGATGTTGGCAGAAGATCGCGTCACAGTCAGGAGGCGATTAAAAATCAAGTGGGATCCTTCCTTTACATTCTCATCTTTCGTTTCCTCCTTTATCCTCTTTGCAATATTCTTTTTCCTGCCGATCTATTGGATGTCAAGGAGCCAGATACTGCCTTATGGGTCGTTTATCGCGATATCCCTGGTGGCTGCTGGATCTATAGGAATACTGATAAGCATAAAGTTTGGGATGCTAAGCAGAATTACAGCGATCACACTCACACTGTTCGCGGTTTCATCTCTGGCCATGTTCTATTTCAGTGAATATCCGTACGCTGTTATGTCAGGATTCTTCATCTTCGCAATAGGTTACACCATATTCGAGATATCGTTCATACCTCTTCTGATAAAAGAACACGGGGGCGATTACGGATCGCTCATAGGCTTCTTCAATGGTGGAAGGTATGCAGGGGAGTTTGCAGGATCCTTGACCATGGGCGCACTCATTAAAAATCCGATAGATTTACATGGCCTTCATCTTTTGTTTCTGGCAATAGTTTTCATGATTACATTATCGATATTATTACTAAAGATTAGATTTTCCAAATATGGCAATGTGTTCAATATACACAATTAG
- a CDS encoding tyrosine--tRNA ligase — translation MHLIEKIYKNTREVVTREDAERLEGKSDIKSYIGIEPSGIPHIATAVMWPRKLAEIQDDIKVTVLLADWHAMINNKLHGDLDLIRKGGEILRKTFQAEGLTKADYVWASDLVDSSEYWRMFIDTAKRSTLKRVIRSLPIMGRNETDAEKDFSMYLYPIMQVTDIFYLDVDMAFGGMDQRHAHMLARDIAEKMKRKKVVSVHGFLLSSLKGNARMDNFVKMSKSDPNSAILVTDHMEDIERKINAAYCPPQQVEGNPVAEIMKYIIIPYYGKSIEIHGSNGVINLDSVENFDQAYQRGEIQPADLKHKVATILNEMVEPARRSLEGLDLSEFQ, via the coding sequence ATGCATTTAATTGAGAAGATCTACAAGAATACGCGGGAGGTAGTCACAAGGGAAGATGCAGAGAGACTCGAGGGGAAGAGCGATATAAAGTCATACATTGGCATAGAGCCATCTGGCATTCCGCATATTGCAACCGCAGTGATGTGGCCGAGAAAACTTGCAGAGATCCAGGATGACATAAAGGTCACAGTTCTGCTAGCTGACTGGCACGCAATGATAAACAATAAGCTTCACGGGGATCTCGATCTCATAAGGAAGGGGGGTGAGATTCTCCGGAAAACCTTCCAAGCTGAAGGCCTGACCAAGGCTGATTATGTGTGGGCATCGGATCTTGTAGACTCTTCCGAGTACTGGAGGATGTTCATAGATACGGCTAAGAGGAGCACGCTCAAGCGTGTGATAAGATCACTTCCCATAATGGGCAGGAATGAGACCGACGCCGAGAAGGACTTCAGCATGTATCTCTATCCGATAATGCAGGTCACCGACATATTCTATCTGGATGTGGACATGGCATTCGGCGGAATGGATCAGAGGCATGCGCACATGCTGGCCAGGGATATCGCAGAAAAGATGAAGAGGAAGAAGGTTGTTTCGGTTCACGGTTTCCTGCTGAGCAGTCTGAAGGGAAACGCCAGAATGGATAACTTCGTGAAGATGTCAAAGAGCGATCCGAATTCAGCAATACTGGTGACCGATCATATGGAAGATATCGAAAGGAAGATAAATGCAGCTTACTGCCCGCCACAGCAGGTAGAGGGGAATCCTGTTGCCGAAATTATGAAATACATAATAATACCTTATTACGGAAAGAGTATTGAGATACACGGATCCAATGGCGTAATAAATCTCGACAGCGTAGAAAACTTCGATCAGGCTTACCAAAGGGGAGAGATTCAACCGGCAGATCTCAAGCATAAAGTTGCCACTATCCTTAATGAAATGGTGGAACCAGCTAGGAGATCCCTGGAGGGATTGGATCTCTCAGAATTTCAGTGA
- the lplB gene encoding lipoate-protein ligase subunit LplB, with protein MVLNYTMHMMYSKNWKAKKGLIRVTLDLDGNRIKDIHISGDFFMFPEDSINRLEDMLRGSSIEKINDIIRDFYNQGVITPGVEPEDFIQALRVI; from the coding sequence ATGGTTCTCAATTATACTATGCATATGATGTACAGCAAGAACTGGAAGGCGAAGAAGGGACTCATAAGGGTAACGCTGGATCTGGACGGGAATAGAATAAAGGACATACACATTTCCGGAGATTTCTTCATGTTTCCGGAAGATTCCATAAACAGACTAGAAGATATGCTGAGGGGATCGAGCATTGAAAAGATAAACGATATTATAAGGGATTTCTATAATCAGGGCGTGATAACTCCTGGCGTAGAACCTGAGGACTTTATTCAGGCTTTGAGGGTGATCTGA
- the lplA gene encoding lipoate-protein ligase subunit LplA, with protein MEGRLLLLETPGNTRMSLAYDEAIYRSFQYGDKPILRFYRHDRSVIIGYFQVAEEEVDLDYMKKNGIMLARRYTGGGAVYHDLGDLNFSVVRSSDDMDITSMFRTMNEAVVNSLRILGLDARPGELNDVSIPVNKKTDIMAGEKKIMGAAGAMRKGAKLWHAAMLVHTDLDMLSAVLKVPDEKFRDKIAKSTRERVANVTDFVDVSIDEVRNALIRGFSETLHIDFREDTITEKEESLARELFDKKYSTEEWNMGLLRKEVV; from the coding sequence ATGGAAGGCAGGCTTCTTTTACTAGAAACACCAGGCAACACGCGAATGAGCCTTGCTTATGACGAAGCCATATACCGCAGCTTCCAGTACGGTGATAAGCCCATACTGAGATTCTACAGACACGACAGATCGGTGATCATAGGCTATTTCCAGGTTGCAGAGGAGGAGGTAGATCTTGATTACATGAAGAAGAACGGAATAATGCTTGCCAGGCGCTATACCGGCGGAGGCGCAGTATATCATGATCTCGGCGATCTCAACTTTTCGGTTGTGCGATCCAGCGATGACATGGACATCACATCGATGTTCAGGACGATGAATGAGGCAGTTGTGAATTCTCTCAGGATCTTGGGGCTGGATGCAAGGCCGGGCGAACTCAACGATGTTTCCATACCAGTTAACAAGAAAACCGACATTATGGCAGGCGAGAAAAAGATAATGGGCGCAGCAGGTGCGATGAGAAAGGGAGCCAAACTCTGGCATGCAGCTATGCTGGTACACACAGATCTGGATATGCTATCTGCCGTGCTGAAGGTCCCAGATGAAAAGTTCAGAGACAAGATCGCCAAGAGTACAAGGGAGCGGGTGGCAAACGTAACGGACTTCGTGGATGTTTCCATTGATGAAGTGAGAAACGCGCTCATCAGGGGTTTCTCTGAGACGCTTCACATAGATTTCAGGGAGGATACCATAACAGAAAAGGAAGAAAGCCTGGCACGGGAACTGTTTGACAAAAAGTACAGCACTGAGGAGTGGAACATGGGCCTCCTGAGGAAAGAGGTCGTATAG